One Brevibacterium spongiae DNA segment encodes these proteins:
- the ruvB gene encoding Holliday junction branch migration DNA helicase RuvB translates to MTESFESGTGDDVTSYELDFGDQTMTGAERDRLVSGQAETAERDDEAALRPKGLADFIGQPKVREQLSLVLDAAKARQKAPDHVLLSGPPGLGKTTLSMIIAHEMNSSLRVTSGPAVQHAGDLAAILSSLEEGEVLFIDEIHRMARAAEEMLYVAMEDFRVDVIVGKGPGATAIPLDLPQFTLVGATTRSGLLPAPLRDRFGFTALLDFYSSADLLTVLQRSARMLGIDAELAGLEEISTRSRGTPRIANRLLRRVRDWAQVRGSGIIDKDAAVKALRVYEVDELGLDRLDRSVLHVLCKRFGGGPVGLGTLAVSVGEEADTVETVSEPYLVREGLISRTPRGRVATTAAWKHLEMQIPANYEY, encoded by the coding sequence ATGACGGAATCGTTCGAATCCGGGACCGGCGACGACGTCACGTCCTACGAGTTGGACTTCGGTGATCAGACGATGACCGGCGCCGAACGCGACCGACTCGTATCCGGGCAGGCCGAAACGGCCGAACGCGATGACGAGGCGGCGCTGCGGCCGAAGGGACTCGCCGACTTCATCGGACAGCCGAAAGTCCGCGAGCAGCTGTCCCTCGTCCTCGACGCGGCGAAGGCCAGGCAGAAAGCGCCGGACCATGTGCTGCTCTCCGGCCCGCCCGGTCTGGGCAAGACCACCCTGTCGATGATCATCGCCCACGAGATGAACTCGAGTCTGCGCGTGACCTCCGGGCCGGCCGTGCAGCACGCCGGTGACCTCGCCGCGATCCTGTCCTCCCTGGAAGAGGGAGAGGTGCTCTTCATCGACGAGATCCACCGGATGGCGCGTGCGGCCGAAGAGATGCTCTATGTGGCGATGGAGGACTTCCGCGTCGACGTCATCGTCGGCAAGGGGCCAGGCGCCACGGCCATCCCGCTCGACCTCCCGCAGTTCACGCTCGTCGGGGCCACCACCCGCTCCGGTCTGCTCCCGGCGCCTCTGCGCGACCGCTTCGGCTTCACCGCGCTCCTCGACTTCTATTCCAGTGCTGACCTGCTCACCGTGCTGCAACGTTCGGCCCGAATGCTCGGCATCGATGCCGAACTCGCCGGACTCGAGGAGATCTCGACTCGGTCCCGCGGCACTCCGCGCATCGCGAACCGTCTGCTGCGTCGTGTCCGCGACTGGGCGCAGGTGCGCGGCAGCGGCATCATCGACAAGGACGCTGCGGTCAAGGCTCTGCGCGTCTATGAAGTCGATGAGCTCGGACTCGACCGCCTCGACCGCTCTGTCCTGCATGTGCTGTGCAAGCGCTTCGGCGGGGGACCGGTGGGCCTGGGAACTCTCGCCGTCTCCGTCGGAGAAGAGGCCGATACCGTCGAAACGGTCTCCGAACCGTACCTTGTGCGGGAGGGCCTGATCAGCCGCACTCCGCGGGGTCGGGTGGCCACTACGGCTGCCTGGAAGCATCTGGAAATGCAGATCCCAGCAAACTATGAGTACTGA
- a CDS encoding NUDIX hydrolase, protein MKPRKASRVVLLNERDEVLLIRAQDLLTPSHQWWMTCGGGSELGESAAQTAARELAEETGIECEPHELIGPLATRDEVFEFTEKSLRQLETYFAFRTTEDIELEDAVWTDIEKRSLLEFRWWTRDELMSTTETIYPKNLLSLIDLATAGSVPEVPLVID, encoded by the coding sequence ATGAAACCTCGTAAGGCCTCACGGGTCGTTTTACTCAATGAGCGCGACGAGGTTCTCCTGATCCGGGCCCAGGATCTGCTGACTCCGAGTCACCAATGGTGGATGACCTGCGGCGGCGGATCCGAACTCGGCGAATCGGCCGCACAGACCGCGGCACGGGAACTCGCCGAGGAGACCGGGATCGAATGCGAACCGCACGAACTCATCGGCCCCCTGGCCACACGCGACGAAGTCTTCGAGTTCACCGAGAAGTCGCTGCGCCAGCTCGAGACCTACTTCGCGTTCCGCACGACCGAGGACATCGAACTCGAAGACGCCGTGTGGACCGACATCGAGAAGCGCAGCCTGCTGGAGTTCCGCTGGTGGACACGCGATGAGCTCATGTCGACGACGGAGACGATCTATCCCAAGAACCTGCTCAGCCTCATCGATCTGGCGACAGCCGGATCCGTGCCCGAAGTGCCGCTGGTCATCGACTGA
- the secD gene encoding protein translocase subunit SecD: MSDIEEKPRPGLRFLWLTIVTLVLAGIIAAGVIWSNATTTPKLALDLEGGTSIILEPQVSKGTDISKEQLDQAVAIIRQRVDSTGVSEAEITTQGDRNIIVNLPGNPDEETRNLVRSSAQLVFRRVALVGDPRSQEQIQKEQEKSGDSGQESGGDDGLSDEERKRLEDLTGKDGQGDAQGQGQGQGQDEAPAGGGEVAKAGSTSTEAAGKSESAEPTDSASKSAKADDSEKKVTDSTPRPLFDPEKDASAWQSQDIIKKYTELDCTNKKNRTGGQQQPSDEPVVSCSEDGSAKYILGPVELSGDHLADASAGYAAGANGVQTNNPAVNISFDATGREIFKQITSDITGKQQPYNQFAIELDGLVLSAPSSDAVITDGNAQISGNFTLDEAQTLANQLKNGSLPLSFQVQSEDQISPTLGSNYLKIGLLTGLVGLILVVIYSLLQYRVLGLVTVSSLVVAGVLTYLLLLLASWRYGYRLSLAGVAGIIIGIGMAADSFIVYFERVRDELRSGRNLLSAVEVGWDRAKRTIYASKAVNMLAAVILYILAVGSVRGFAFTLGLTVIIDVLIVFLFTHPMLQVLARTKFFGEGHPMSGMDPRLLGVKPAAYRGALNLSIDDKDKTPEAKRREKARRRKAGLDTEAEDSEVSTVSESSASSEATTGSDSSAASETAASEAKTESGSTKTTVKSTEQKSAAKKSGSKKRKTGAATAAAGGSIAERKAAARRAAEEEAAADSADQDGKEADK; this comes from the coding sequence GTGTCCGATATCGAAGAAAAACCACGTCCTGGTTTGCGCTTCCTGTGGCTGACGATCGTCACCCTGGTGCTCGCCGGCATCATCGCCGCGGGTGTCATCTGGTCGAACGCCACGACGACTCCCAAACTCGCACTCGACCTCGAGGGCGGAACGTCGATCATTCTGGAACCGCAGGTGTCCAAGGGCACGGACATCAGCAAGGAGCAGCTGGACCAGGCCGTGGCGATCATCCGCCAGCGTGTCGACTCGACCGGTGTCTCCGAAGCCGAGATCACGACGCAGGGTGATCGCAACATCATCGTCAACCTCCCGGGCAACCCCGACGAGGAGACCCGCAACCTCGTGCGGTCGTCGGCTCAGCTCGTGTTCCGTCGGGTCGCGCTCGTCGGTGACCCGCGCTCCCAGGAGCAGATCCAGAAGGAGCAGGAGAAGAGCGGCGACAGCGGACAGGAGTCCGGCGGCGACGACGGGCTGAGCGACGAAGAGCGCAAACGACTCGAGGACCTCACCGGCAAGGACGGCCAAGGTGACGCCCAGGGCCAGGGCCAGGGGCAAGGTCAGGATGAGGCTCCGGCAGGCGGCGGCGAAGTCGCCAAGGCCGGCAGCACCTCCACCGAGGCGGCCGGAAAGTCCGAGTCGGCCGAACCCACCGATTCCGCCAGCAAGTCCGCCAAGGCCGACGATTCGGAGAAGAAGGTCACGGACTCGACGCCGCGCCCGCTGTTCGATCCTGAGAAGGACGCCAGCGCGTGGCAGAGCCAAGACATCATCAAGAAGTACACCGAGCTCGACTGCACGAACAAGAAGAACCGCACCGGCGGTCAGCAGCAGCCTTCGGACGAACCGGTCGTCTCGTGCTCCGAGGATGGTTCGGCGAAGTACATCCTCGGTCCCGTCGAGCTCTCCGGTGATCATCTCGCCGATGCCAGTGCCGGCTACGCCGCAGGAGCCAACGGCGTGCAGACGAACAACCCGGCCGTCAACATCTCCTTCGATGCGACCGGGCGTGAGATCTTCAAGCAGATCACCTCGGACATCACCGGCAAGCAGCAGCCGTACAACCAGTTCGCGATCGAACTCGACGGTCTCGTGCTCTCGGCTCCGTCCTCGGACGCGGTGATCACCGACGGAAATGCCCAGATCTCCGGCAACTTCACCCTCGACGAAGCACAGACCCTGGCCAACCAGCTCAAGAACGGTTCGCTGCCCTTGAGCTTCCAGGTTCAGAGCGAGGACCAGATCTCACCGACCCTGGGCTCGAACTACCTGAAGATCGGTCTGCTCACCGGACTCGTCGGACTCATCCTCGTCGTCATCTACTCGCTGCTGCAGTACCGGGTGCTCGGCCTCGTCACGGTCTCGAGCCTCGTCGTCGCCGGTGTGCTCACCTACCTGCTGCTGCTGTTGGCATCCTGGAGGTACGGCTATCGCCTATCCCTTGCCGGTGTCGCCGGTATCATCATCGGCATCGGCATGGCGGCGGACTCGTTCATCGTCTACTTCGAACGCGTGAGAGACGAGTTGCGCAGCGGTCGCAATCTGCTCTCCGCCGTCGAAGTCGGTTGGGATCGCGCCAAGCGCACGATCTATGCCTCGAAGGCCGTGAACATGCTCGCCGCGGTCATCCTCTACATCCTCGCCGTCGGCTCGGTGCGCGGCTTCGCCTTCACCTTGGGCCTGACGGTGATCATCGACGTGCTCATCGTCTTCCTGTTCACCCACCCGATGCTCCAGGTGCTGGCACGCACGAAGTTCTTCGGCGAAGGCCACCCGATGTCGGGTATGGATCCGCGTCTGCTCGGAGTCAAACCCGCCGCGTACCGTGGCGCCCTCAACCTGTCCATCGACGACAAGGACAAGACACCGGAGGCCAAACGTCGTGAGAAGGCCAGACGCCGCAAGGCAGGCCTCGACACCGAGGCGGAGGACTCCGAGGTCTCGACCGTGAGCGAATCGTCGGCATCGTCGGAGGCGACCACCGGTTCGGATTCGTCCGCGGCGTCGGAGACTGCCGCGAGCGAGGCGAAGACCGAGTCCGGATCGACGAAGACGACTGTGAAGTCGACCGAACAGAAGTCCGCCGCGAAGAAGTCCGGCTCGAAGAAGCGGAAGACCGGAGCCGCCACGGCTGCGGCCGGAGGCAGCATCGCCGAGCGGAAGGCCGCGGCCCGACGGGCCGCGGAAGAGGAAGCCGCCGCAGACTCGGCGGATCAGGACGGCAAGGAGGCTGACAAGTGA
- the ruvA gene encoding Holliday junction branch migration protein RuvA, which yields MISFLSGTVHRIAADHIVVLTYGVGRKVHVTADTLTGTRHGAEIELVTSLVVREDSMTLYGFGTEDENHTFEVLLSISGIGPRLAMAVLSVMGPDELAAAISNQDANALTRVPGIGKKGASRIILELENKLPKLKASSPGPTLSFGGGNQQVVDALVGLGWKEAQAEEVVADVVKETGADAGTSVVLKAALKVLGAKR from the coding sequence GTGATCAGTTTCCTCAGCGGTACGGTGCATCGGATCGCAGCTGACCACATCGTCGTTCTCACCTACGGTGTCGGCCGAAAGGTCCACGTCACTGCCGACACTCTGACCGGCACCCGACACGGCGCGGAGATCGAACTCGTCACCAGCCTCGTGGTGCGTGAGGACTCGATGACCCTCTACGGCTTCGGCACCGAGGACGAGAACCACACCTTCGAAGTGCTCCTGTCGATCTCCGGGATCGGCCCCCGGCTGGCCATGGCCGTCCTGTCCGTCATGGGCCCCGACGAACTCGCCGCCGCGATCTCCAACCAGGACGCGAATGCGCTCACGCGGGTTCCCGGGATCGGGAAGAAGGGCGCCTCGCGCATCATCCTCGAACTCGAGAACAAGCTGCCGAAGCTCAAGGCGTCGAGCCCCGGTCCCACCCTGTCCTTCGGCGGCGGCAATCAGCAGGTCGTCGACGCCCTCGTGGGACTCGGCTGGAAAGAGGCACAAGCCGAAGAGGTCGTGGCCGACGTCGTCAAGGAGACCGGTGCTGACGCCGGAACCTCCGTGGTGCTCAAAGCCGCACTCAAGGTCCTCGGTGCGAAGAGATGA
- the secF gene encoding protein translocase subunit SecF, whose amino-acid sequence MKRFFAWGNRLHSGESSIPFVGKAKLWLAISGVLVILSLLVPLIAGFNFGIAFKGGSQFQVDHVTDTSSAKGEGIVTDVVPQSEPRLTPTSDTAVQIETNQLSDSQMQEVRDALVDGYDVKAEEVTSTFVGPEWGQDVTSKMIRALVIFVGIALVVMALYFRTWKMSVAAIVGLFVVMIVTMGIYSATGFEVTPEAVIGFLTVLSFSLYDTVVVFDKIRENTARFQDKRNLKFSELVNLGVNQTTVRSINTSVVSVLPIASILFLGVFLLGAGTLVDISLSLFIGTIVAAASTLFVASPLYALLRANEPAVREQEEAVRELRLKNGEADVPPVTHAEV is encoded by the coding sequence GTGAAACGGTTCTTTGCCTGGGGCAACCGCCTCCACAGCGGCGAATCATCCATCCCCTTCGTCGGCAAGGCGAAGCTGTGGTTGGCCATCTCCGGTGTCCTCGTCATCCTCTCCCTGCTCGTTCCGCTCATCGCCGGGTTCAACTTCGGCATCGCCTTCAAGGGCGGATCGCAGTTCCAGGTCGATCACGTCACAGACACCTCGTCGGCCAAGGGCGAAGGAATCGTCACCGATGTCGTTCCGCAATCCGAACCGCGGCTGACGCCGACGAGTGACACAGCGGTGCAGATCGAGACGAATCAGCTCAGCGACTCGCAGATGCAGGAAGTCCGCGACGCACTCGTCGACGGCTACGATGTCAAAGCCGAAGAGGTCACCTCGACCTTCGTCGGGCCCGAATGGGGTCAGGACGTGACGTCGAAGATGATCCGTGCGCTCGTGATCTTCGTGGGCATCGCCCTCGTCGTCATGGCCCTGTACTTCCGGACCTGGAAGATGTCGGTTGCGGCGATCGTCGGCCTCTTCGTCGTGATGATCGTGACCATGGGCATCTACTCGGCGACCGGATTCGAAGTCACCCCCGAGGCGGTCATCGGCTTCCTCACGGTCTTGAGCTTCTCGCTCTATGACACAGTGGTGGTCTTCGACAAGATCCGTGAGAACACGGCGAGATTCCAAGACAAACGCAATCTCAAGTTCTCCGAACTGGTCAACCTCGGTGTCAACCAGACGACGGTGCGCTCGATCAACACCTCGGTGGTGTCCGTGCTGCCGATCGCGTCGATTCTGTTCCTCGGCGTGTTCCTGCTCGGCGCCGGCACCCTCGTCGATATCTCGTTGTCCCTGTTCATCGGTACTATAGTGGCAGCCGCTTCGACGCTGTTCGTCGCGAGCCCGCTCTACGCTCTGCTGCGCGCCAACGAACCAGCGGTCAGGGAACAAGAAGAGGCCGTGCGTGAACTACGCTTGAAGAACGGGGAAGCAGACGTCCCACCGGTGACTCACGCCGAAGTCTGA
- the ruvC gene encoding crossover junction endodeoxyribonuclease RuvC has translation MRILGVDPGLTRCGLGVIDTLPARKVKMVAVDVLQTPSADSVDLRLGAIAEAFDQWLDDYRPDMVAIERVFARNDVSTIMGTAQASGLTMGLAARRGLPVAMHTPSEVKAAITGSGRADKKQMTTMVTRILGLDAPPRPADAADALAIAICHSWRGALSAQSTPGKNKDLTERKAGGREGSGLTKAQQQWAEAMRRAK, from the coding sequence ATGCGCATCCTCGGCGTTGATCCCGGTCTCACCCGCTGCGGGCTCGGTGTCATCGACACCCTGCCCGCGCGGAAGGTGAAGATGGTGGCCGTCGACGTGCTGCAGACCCCGTCCGCGGACTCCGTCGACCTGCGCCTCGGTGCCATCGCCGAGGCATTCGATCAGTGGCTCGACGACTACCGTCCCGACATGGTCGCGATCGAGCGGGTCTTCGCCCGCAACGACGTCTCGACGATCATGGGCACCGCCCAGGCCTCGGGACTGACGATGGGCCTGGCCGCCCGGCGCGGACTTCCCGTGGCCATGCACACTCCCTCGGAGGTCAAAGCCGCGATCACTGGGTCCGGTCGTGCCGACAAGAAGCAGATGACCACGATGGTCACACGGATCCTCGGACTCGACGCTCCACCGCGGCCCGCCGATGCCGCTGACGCCTTGGCGATCGCCATCTGCCACTCCTGGCGGGGAGCTCTGTCGGCCCAATCGACCCCGGGCAAGAACAAAGACCTCACCGAACGCAAGGCCGGCGGTCGGGAAGGCTCCGGACTGACGAAGGCCCAACAGCAGTGGGCCGAGGCGATGCGGCGCGCCAAGTAG
- a CDS encoding RelA/SpoT family protein, which yields MASSADSRRPRGISRLAWWAARAQNNPGYPRVLGPMIRALQSNHPKADTDLVVRAYKVAEEAHRGQTRKSGDAYITHPIAVATILAEIGMLPVTLAAALLHDTVEDTSYSLAELTEEFGSEVAAMVDGVTKLDKLTYGQAAQSETVRKMIVAMAKDIRVLVIKLADRLHNARTWRFVPASSSTKKARETLDIYAPLAHRLGMNTIKWELEDLSFQVLHPKVYDEVVRLVADRAPEREKYLATVSAELQGELKDSGIESAITGRPKHYYSIYQKMVVRGHEFADIYDLVGVRVLVESVRECYATLGIVHARWNPVPGRFKDYIAMPKYNMYQSLHTTVIGPGGKPVEIQIRTHEMDRRAEFGVAAHWKYKDLGKSSKAATSNTARSVKVSDAGEVDDAAWLRQLLDWQREVSDPDEFLDSLRYEVNSKEVYVFTPKGDVMSLPAGATPVDFAYAVHTEVGHKTMGARVNGRLVALDTELKNGDSVEVFTSKDENAGPSRDWLGFVKSPRARSKIRQWFSKERREEAIENGREQLARAMRRHSISAASLMSQEALQVVATEMRLPDVSALYAAIGNGVSSAQHVVDLLAKEVGEDDEEVVLPPEPRNRTGQSSGHHSSSEGVMVKGVDDVLVKLARCCTPVPGDEILGFVTRGSGVSVHRVDCPNVTSLKREPERMVDVEWGEKTSGIYLVQIQVEALDRSGLLSDITKVLTETHVNILSASVGTSRARVAQSKFVFEMSDASHLDSVLSAVRKVEGVFDVYRISGG from the coding sequence GTGGCTTCGTCCGCTGATTCGCGTCGTCCGCGTGGCATCTCCCGCCTAGCCTGGTGGGCGGCCAGGGCACAGAACAACCCTGGCTACCCCCGAGTGCTCGGTCCGATGATCCGGGCCCTGCAGTCGAACCATCCGAAAGCGGACACCGACCTCGTCGTACGCGCCTACAAGGTCGCCGAGGAGGCCCACCGCGGACAGACCCGCAAGTCCGGTGATGCCTACATCACCCATCCTATCGCCGTGGCGACGATCCTCGCGGAGATCGGCATGCTCCCGGTCACGCTCGCCGCTGCCCTGCTGCACGACACCGTCGAAGACACCTCGTACTCGCTGGCGGAGCTCACCGAGGAATTCGGCTCCGAAGTCGCAGCCATGGTCGACGGGGTGACGAAGCTCGACAAGCTCACCTACGGGCAGGCGGCACAGTCCGAGACCGTGCGCAAGATGATCGTGGCGATGGCCAAGGACATCCGCGTGCTCGTCATCAAACTCGCCGACCGCCTGCACAATGCGCGCACCTGGCGTTTCGTTCCGGCTTCATCGAGCACGAAGAAGGCCCGGGAGACGCTCGACATCTACGCCCCGCTGGCACACCGGCTGGGTATGAACACGATCAAATGGGAGCTCGAAGACCTGTCCTTCCAGGTCCTGCACCCGAAGGTCTATGACGAAGTCGTCCGCCTCGTCGCCGATCGGGCTCCCGAACGTGAGAAGTACCTGGCTACGGTCTCGGCCGAACTGCAGGGCGAGCTCAAGGACTCCGGGATCGAATCCGCGATCACCGGACGACCGAAGCACTACTATTCGATCTACCAGAAGATGGTCGTGCGCGGACACGAATTCGCCGATATCTACGACCTCGTCGGTGTGCGCGTGCTCGTCGAATCCGTGCGCGAATGCTACGCCACCCTCGGCATCGTCCACGCCCGCTGGAACCCCGTTCCCGGGCGGTTCAAGGACTACATCGCAATGCCGAAGTACAACATGTACCAAAGCCTGCACACGACGGTGATCGGGCCGGGCGGCAAACCCGTCGAGATCCAGATCCGCACCCACGAGATGGACCGGCGGGCTGAATTCGGCGTCGCCGCGCACTGGAAGTACAAAGACCTGGGCAAGTCGTCGAAGGCGGCGACGTCGAACACCGCACGCTCGGTCAAGGTCTCCGACGCAGGTGAGGTCGATGACGCTGCCTGGCTGCGCCAGCTGCTCGACTGGCAGCGGGAGGTCAGCGACCCCGACGAGTTCCTCGACAGCCTCCGCTACGAGGTGAACTCGAAGGAGGTCTACGTCTTCACGCCCAAGGGCGATGTGATGAGCCTGCCCGCGGGCGCCACCCCCGTCGACTTCGCCTATGCCGTGCACACAGAGGTCGGACACAAGACCATGGGCGCCCGTGTCAATGGTCGCCTCGTCGCGCTGGACACAGAGCTGAAGAACGGCGACTCCGTCGAAGTCTTCACCTCGAAGGACGAGAACGCCGGGCCCAGCCGTGACTGGCTCGGCTTCGTCAAGAGCCCGCGGGCTCGGAGCAAGATCCGTCAGTGGTTCTCCAAGGAACGGCGCGAAGAGGCGATCGAGAACGGCCGCGAACAGCTGGCTCGCGCGATGCGCCGGCATTCGATCTCGGCCGCCTCGCTGATGAGCCAGGAAGCTCTGCAGGTCGTGGCCACGGAGATGCGACTGCCCGATGTCAGCGCCCTCTACGCCGCGATCGGCAACGGCGTGTCCTCGGCTCAGCACGTCGTCGACCTGCTGGCGAAGGAAGTCGGCGAAGACGACGAAGAGGTCGTGCTCCCGCCGGAACCGCGCAATCGCACCGGTCAGTCCTCGGGCCACCACTCCTCATCGGAAGGCGTCATGGTCAAGGGCGTCGACGATGTGCTCGTCAAACTCGCCCGCTGCTGCACCCCGGTGCCGGGAGATGAGATCCTCGGCTTCGTCACCCGCGGATCCGGTGTCTCCGTCCACCGGGTCGACTGTCCGAACGTGACCTCCCTGAAACGGGAGCCCGAACGCATGGTCGACGTCGAGTGGGGAGAGAAGACCAGCGGCATCTACCTCGTGCAGATCCAAGTCGAAGCCCTCGACCGTTCGGGTCTGCTCTCCGACATCACGAAGGTTCTGACCGAGACACACGTGAATATCCTCTCCGCCTCCGTCGGCACCTCCCGAGCTCGCGTGGCGCAGTCGAAGTTCGTGTTCGAGATGAGCGATGCCAGTCACCTGGACTCGGTGCTCTCTGCGGTGCGGAAGGTCGAAGGCGTCTTCGACGTCTATCGCATCTCCGGCGGCTGA
- a CDS encoding preprotein translocase subunit YajC: MGDLLIPLALAALLIFFLFNSRRKQKARAEQIKTGLVPGATVMTTFGVFGTVLSIDEENNQVTIESGPGTVLRVHRQAIGQIDNPEAAVAAAPADAPAADSPADVDADEQDEKPAITDAELDAMNARKRAEQDTDADDSVVADSDDSTTGGSVAAESDVSNTAEDQDTEVTDSEAVDSAEAEDPADADVDSSDSDSDKKN; encoded by the coding sequence GTGGGCGATTTGTTGATCCCTCTTGCGCTTGCCGCGCTGCTGATCTTTTTCCTGTTCAATTCTCGACGTAAGCAGAAGGCGCGTGCGGAGCAGATCAAAACGGGCCTTGTGCCCGGTGCAACAGTGATGACGACCTTCGGTGTATTCGGCACCGTGCTCTCCATCGATGAGGAGAACAACCAGGTGACCATCGAATCGGGTCCGGGCACCGTTCTGCGCGTCCACCGTCAGGCCATCGGCCAGATCGACAATCCCGAGGCCGCAGTCGCAGCAGCTCCCGCTGATGCCCCCGCCGCCGATTCTCCTGCCGACGTCGATGCCGACGAGCAGGACGAGAAGCCGGCGATCACCGATGCCGAACTCGACGCCATGAACGCACGCAAGCGCGCCGAGCAGGACACCGATGCCGACGATTCCGTCGTTGCTGATTCCGACGATTCCACCACCGGCGGTTCCGTCGCTGCCGAATCCGACGTTTCCAACACCGCCGAGGACCAGGACACCGAAGTCACCGACTCCGAAGCCGTGGATTCGGCTGAAGCCGAGGACCCCGCTGACGCGGACGTCGACTCCTCTGATTCGGATTCCGACAAGAAGAACTGA
- a CDS encoding YebC/PmpR family DNA-binding transcriptional regulator codes for MSGHSKWATTKHKKAAIDAKRGKLFAKLIKNIEVAARNGGPDPDGNPTLFDAIQKAKKNSVPADNITRAVKRGGGLDGSAVNYETIMYEGYAQGGVALLIECLTDNRNRAASEVRVAVTRNGGSMADPGSVTYNFNRKGVITVHAEETDEEAILLATMDAGAEEVKEVGEKFEIICEATDLVAVRTALVDAGIDYDSAEASFVPELEVSLDAETAQKVFSLIDALEDSDEVQNVYSNADVSDEVLAELDA; via the coding sequence GTGTCAGGTCATTCCAAATGGGCAACGACTAAACACAAGAAAGCTGCCATCGATGCCAAGCGCGGCAAGCTCTTTGCCAAGCTGATCAAGAACATCGAGGTTGCCGCACGCAACGGTGGACCTGACCCCGACGGCAACCCGACGCTCTTCGACGCGATCCAGAAGGCGAAGAAGAACTCGGTCCCCGCCGACAACATCACCCGCGCGGTCAAGCGCGGCGGCGGCCTCGACGGCTCGGCAGTCAACTACGAGACCATCATGTACGAAGGCTACGCCCAGGGCGGCGTCGCACTGCTCATCGAGTGCCTCACCGACAACCGCAACCGTGCCGCGTCCGAGGTCCGCGTAGCCGTGACCCGCAACGGCGGTTCGATGGCCGATCCGGGTTCCGTGACGTACAACTTCAACCGCAAGGGCGTCATCACCGTCCATGCGGAGGAGACCGACGAAGAGGCCATCCTGCTGGCGACCATGGACGCCGGAGCCGAAGAGGTCAAGGAAGTCGGCGAGAAGTTCGAGATCATCTGCGAAGCCACCGACCTCGTCGCCGTGCGCACGGCACTCGTCGACGCCGGCATCGACTACGACTCGGCCGAAGCCTCATTCGTTCCCGAACTCGAGGTCAGCCTCGACGCGGAGACGGCGCAGAAGGTCTTTTCCCTCATCGACGCTCTCGAAGACAGCGACGAGGTTCAGAACGTCTACTCGAACGCCGATGTCAGCGATGAGGTCCTCGCCGAACTCGATGCCTGA